The nucleotide sequence TGGTCTGCCGCGCTGATGCTGGACTTCCTGGGCCACAGCGAAGGCAACTGGCGCACTGCGCACGACGCCATCGTCAGCGCGATTGAAGACGTCATCAAAACCGGCCCCAAGACCCCCGACCTGGGCGGCAGCGCCAACACCACGCAGGTGGGCGAGGCAATTGCAGTGGCTATTACCGGAAAGCTTTAAGACCGAGATCATTTCAGCGGACAGCCTACCCAAGGGGTAAGCTGCAGCCAGTACAAAGCAGTGTTCACTTCTTTGGCTTCGGATACTGCTTTGTTCAAGATTGCTGAAAAACTGCTGCCCCAGCCTGCGGGCATGAAGATTGACTTTCTTCACCCCGCAGGCGCCCCTGCACTGACGCCTGCGGGCAGTGTGTCCTGGCAGGTGTTTTCCAATCCTGTCAGCCTGTTCATTGGCGGCGTAGCCGCTGTTTTGCTGGAGATGGCCGAGCCATCAGTACGCACGGGCGTGTGGGAACACAGCAGCTTTCGGCGCGATCCGCTGACGCGCTTGCAGCGCACTGGCTATGCGGCCATGGTTACCGTGTATGCCCCGCGTGAGCAGGCCGAGCAGCTCATCGCACGCGTGGTGCGCATGCACGACAAAGTCAGCGGCAGCACACCGGACGGCACGCCGTACCAAGCCAATGACCCCAGACTGCTGAACTGGGTGCAAGCCACGGCCAGCTTTGGCTTTTGCCAGGCGTTTCATCAATATGGCCGCCCCTTGAGCATGGCCCAGCGCGACGCGTTCTTCAGCCAGAGCCGCCTGCCCGCCTCACTCTATGGCGCAACTGAGGCGCCTGTCAGCGAGCAGCAATGGCTGGATCTGCTGCAGGCCACCGCCCCACAACTGGAAGACAGCGCCATCATTGAAGAGTTTCTGAGCATCATGGAAGGCAGCGCCATTCTTCCCGGGCTTCCCTTCCTTGCCCGCCCGCTGCAAAAGCTGCTGGTGGCCGCTGCAGTGGATATCACGCCCGCGCCGGTGCGCAACTACCCCGCGCTGCAAAAGCGCCGACTGAGCTGGGCAGGGAAAACCATTGTGAAAGGGC is from Comamonas fluminis and encodes:
- a CDS encoding oxygenase MpaB family protein; the protein is MFKIAEKLLPQPAGMKIDFLHPAGAPALTPAGSVSWQVFSNPVSLFIGGVAAVLLEMAEPSVRTGVWEHSSFRRDPLTRLQRTGYAAMVTVYAPREQAEQLIARVVRMHDKVSGSTPDGTPYQANDPRLLNWVQATASFGFCQAFHQYGRPLSMAQRDAFFSQSRLPASLYGATEAPVSEQQWLDLLQATAPQLEDSAIIEEFLSIMEGSAILPGLPFLARPLQKLLVAAAVDITPAPVRNYPALQKRRLSWAGKTIVKGLARLAQALPLPDMPSAQAQQRMRHTAS